The Dama dama isolate Ldn47 chromosome 23, ASM3311817v1, whole genome shotgun sequence genome contains a region encoding:
- the ZBP1 gene encoding Z-DNA-binding protein 1 isoform X2, whose protein sequence is MAELPADLGDTDLEQRILEVLRDAGSPVKTAQLLKKCQVPKKKLNQVLHKMKEESKGVTLAGPATWCLGDSRTKEVVPAERAERPQQDAVAVPKKPGSELSGQQEEIYQFLEAHGPHKALMIAKALGMKTAKEVNPDLYAMRDKHLLDFDQKSNSWTIYRSGSRNQSTPVIYQHNPVNMICQKGPNSHISIQHCEDIQIGHGNLLVRQMGSGENGSTAPCCLSPMAPADPSTLDSLAGSWGPQDIRMEKSVLRRVQMGHGNEMRLHSNPAKGSARGGCDSPPASVLGTSPEASIEIQIPEPGPQSEGVTSQRVHIRSCFLEDTTVGNSNRMMAHPGAADVKGVKKPREPGGDVEPPHRDAPFKSEVPPVGSQADPVSTETLISEELAAMTLEKHDSESTEDTC, encoded by the exons ATGGCTGAGCTCCCTGCCGACCTGGGAGACACAG ACCTTGAGCAGAGGATTCTGGAGGTGCTGAGGGATGCTGGCTCCCCTGTGAAGAccgctcagctgttaaagaaatgCCAAGTGCCCAAGAAGAAGCTCAACCAGGTTCTCCACAAGATGAAAGAGGAGTCTAAAGGAGTCACACTCGCAGGCCCTGCGACGTGGTGCTTGGGCGACAGCAGGACCAAAGAAGTGGTCCCCGCAGAGCGGG CGGAGAGGCCCCAGCAAGACGCAGTTGCAGTTCCGAAGAAGCCTGGCTCAGAGCTCAGTGGACAGC AGGAAGAGATCTATCAGTTTTTGGAAGCCCACGGGCCCCATAAAGCCCTGATGATCGCCAAGGCCCTGGGGATGAAGACAGCAAAGGAAGTCAACCCAGACTTGTATGCGATGAGGGACAAGCACCTCTTGGACTttgaccagaaatcaaactctTGGACAATTTATCGATCAG GTTCTAGAAATCAGTCCACCCCAGTTATTTACCAGCACAATCCAGTCAACATGATCTGTCAGAAGGGACCAAACAGCCACATTTCCATCCAGCACTGTGAAGATATCCAGATTGGACACGGGAATCTCCTAGTGAGACAAATGGGCTCTGGGGAAAACG GCTCCACGGCTCCCTGCTGCCTCTCTCCAATGGCTCCTGCTGATCCCTCAACTCTGGATTCCCTGGCTGGATCCTGGGGGCCCCAGGACATCCGGATGGAGAAGTCTGTGCTCAGGCGAGTTCAGATGGGACACGGCAATGAGATGAGACTTCACAGCAACCCAGCCAAGGGCTCTGCCCGCGGTGGCTGTGACAGTCCCCCAG CCTCTGTCCTGGGTACCAGCCCAGAAGCTTCCATCGAAATTCAAATCCCTGAACCAGGACCTCAGTCTGAAGGGGTCACGTCCCAGAGAGTCCACATTCGCTCCTGCTTCCTCGAGGACACCACCGTCGGCAACAGCAACAGGATGATGGCCCACCCAGGGGCAGCTGATGTCAAGGGAGTCAAAAAGCCTAGGGAGCCCGGAGGGGACGTAG AGCCTCCCCACCGAGACGCACCATTCAAAAGCGAGGTCCCTCCTGTTGGCAGTCAGGCCGACCCCGTCAGCACTGAGACGCTCATCTCAGAAGAGCTGGCAGCTATGACCCTTGAGAAGCATGACTCTGAAAGCACAGAAGACACCTGCTGA
- the ZBP1 gene encoding Z-DNA-binding protein 1 isoform X1 — MAELPADLGDTDLEQRILEVLRDAGSPVKTAQLLKKCQVPKKKLNQVLHKMKEESKGVTLAGPATWCLGDSRTKEVVPAERAERPQQDAVAVPKKPGSELSGQQEEIYQFLEAHGPHKALMIAKALGMKTAKEVNPDLYAMRDKHLLDFDQKSNSWTIYRSEGSRNQSTPVIYQHNPVNMICQKGPNSHISIQHCEDIQIGHGNLLVRQMGSGENGSTAPCCLSPMAPADPSTLDSLAGSWGPQDIRMEKSVLRRVQMGHGNEMRLHSNPAKGSARGGCDSPPASVLGTSPEASIEIQIPEPGPQSEGVTSQRVHIRSCFLEDTTVGNSNRMMAHPGAADVKGVKKPREPGGDVEPPHRDAPFKSEVPPVGSQADPVSTETLISEELAAMTLEKHDSESTEDTC, encoded by the exons ATGGCTGAGCTCCCTGCCGACCTGGGAGACACAG ACCTTGAGCAGAGGATTCTGGAGGTGCTGAGGGATGCTGGCTCCCCTGTGAAGAccgctcagctgttaaagaaatgCCAAGTGCCCAAGAAGAAGCTCAACCAGGTTCTCCACAAGATGAAAGAGGAGTCTAAAGGAGTCACACTCGCAGGCCCTGCGACGTGGTGCTTGGGCGACAGCAGGACCAAAGAAGTGGTCCCCGCAGAGCGGG CGGAGAGGCCCCAGCAAGACGCAGTTGCAGTTCCGAAGAAGCCTGGCTCAGAGCTCAGTGGACAGC AGGAAGAGATCTATCAGTTTTTGGAAGCCCACGGGCCCCATAAAGCCCTGATGATCGCCAAGGCCCTGGGGATGAAGACAGCAAAGGAAGTCAACCCAGACTTGTATGCGATGAGGGACAAGCACCTCTTGGACTttgaccagaaatcaaactctTGGACAATTTATCGATCAG AAGGTTCTAGAAATCAGTCCACCCCAGTTATTTACCAGCACAATCCAGTCAACATGATCTGTCAGAAGGGACCAAACAGCCACATTTCCATCCAGCACTGTGAAGATATCCAGATTGGACACGGGAATCTCCTAGTGAGACAAATGGGCTCTGGGGAAAACG GCTCCACGGCTCCCTGCTGCCTCTCTCCAATGGCTCCTGCTGATCCCTCAACTCTGGATTCCCTGGCTGGATCCTGGGGGCCCCAGGACATCCGGATGGAGAAGTCTGTGCTCAGGCGAGTTCAGATGGGACACGGCAATGAGATGAGACTTCACAGCAACCCAGCCAAGGGCTCTGCCCGCGGTGGCTGTGACAGTCCCCCAG CCTCTGTCCTGGGTACCAGCCCAGAAGCTTCCATCGAAATTCAAATCCCTGAACCAGGACCTCAGTCTGAAGGGGTCACGTCCCAGAGAGTCCACATTCGCTCCTGCTTCCTCGAGGACACCACCGTCGGCAACAGCAACAGGATGATGGCCCACCCAGGGGCAGCTGATGTCAAGGGAGTCAAAAAGCCTAGGGAGCCCGGAGGGGACGTAG AGCCTCCCCACCGAGACGCACCATTCAAAAGCGAGGTCCCTCCTGTTGGCAGTCAGGCCGACCCCGTCAGCACTGAGACGCTCATCTCAGAAGAGCTGGCAGCTATGACCCTTGAGAAGCATGACTCTGAAAGCACAGAAGACACCTGCTGA